AGATATTGCCCCCATCCGCGTTCAAGTTTCAGCTAACTATACTGGGGCGGATGTTTCGACTGTGGAAAGTGCTGTTACAACCACAATTGAGCGTCAACTGAACGGGGTCGAGGGGATGCAGTACATGACCTCGAATAGTTCCGCAGGTAGTAGCCAAATCTCTGTATATTTTGGTTCGGAAACTGATAAAAATATTGACCAAGTAAACGTCCAGAATCGAATTGCTCGTGCTACACCCCGCTTACCAAGCAGTGTGCAACAACTGGGTGTGACAGCGCAGACAGCTTCTACAAGTATTTTGTTAGTGTATACATTTTATGCGGAAAATAATGAGTATGATCCGCTATTTATTAGTAATTATATTGACCTGAATTTACGCGATCAACTGCTACGAACCCCAGGAGTTGGCGATTTAACAATTTTTGGTGAAAAACGTTATGCGATGCGGCTGTGGCTCGATCCTAATGCCTTGGCAAGTCGACAATTAACTGTCGCAGATGTAGCGACAGCATTGCGATCGCAAAACATTCTCGCCGGTGCCGGAACTTTAGGTCAAGCACCGATACCTTCTGGTCAAAGTTATGAAATTCCGCTACGAGTGAATGGTCAGTTTAAAGATGCTACGGAGTTTGGCAATCTGGTGATTAAAGCCGGGAGTAACGGTAACTTAATTAAACTCCGGGATGTTGGTCGGGCGGAACTCGGTTCAGAAACTTACGCCAGCAATGCCAGAAATAATGGTAAACCTGCCATTGGACTGGCAATTTATCAGTCACCAGGAAGTAATGCGCTGGATGTGGCAAAAAACATTGAAGCGCAGATGGATGAATTGATTAAAGATTTTCCACCGGGATTAAAAACTCAGATTGTTTACGATACCGTTGGGTTTGTGCAAGCTTCTTTAGAAGAAGTAATCAAAACCTTAGTCGAAGCGATCGCTTTGGTGGTGTTGGTGATTTTTCTGTTTCTCCAAGACTGGCGAGCTACGATTATTCCCATTGTGGCGATTCCAGTTTCGCTGATTGGGGCATTAGCATTTGCTTACATATTTAAATTTTCCCTCAATAACTTGACCTTATTTGGCTTAATTTTAGCCACGGGATTAGTTGTTGATGATGCGATTATTGTTGTGGAAGCGATCGCCAGCAAAATTGAACAGGGAGTTAGACCGCTACAAGCTTCTTTTGAAGCAATGGAGGAATTGACGGGTGCAGTAGTTTCCACTTCCTTAGTGTTAATGGCGGTGTTTATTCCCGTGGCATTTTTCCCTGGTTCCACTGGGAAAATGTATCAACAGTTCGCCTTAGTAATTGCATTTTCGATTGCCATCTCCACATTTAACGCTCTTTCCTTCAGTCCGAGTATGGCGGCGATTTTACTGCGTCCACCCCAACCTAAACGCGGCCCTGTGGGTTGGTTTTTCAACAAATTTAATCAGATATTGCAATGGATTATTCAAAAGTTTATTGCGATCGTTAATTTTTTAATTCGCTTACGTTATGCGGTTGTGGCATTATTTGTGGTGGGTTTAGCTGCAACCTATTTTATGTTTACTCAAGTGCCAACAGGGTTTGTTCCTAATGAAGACCAAGGCATTGTGTTAGGAATTATTCAAGCTCCTGATGGCGTTTCTCTCGGTTATACAGATGAAGTAATTACAAAACTTGAGCAAATTCTGGAGAAGGAACCAGAGATTGATAACGTATTTGCAACGTCAGGATTTGGCTTTGCGGGTAGTGGTTCTAATCGCGGTGTATTTTTTGCCAAACTTAAACCTTGGGAAGAACGTACTCAACCAAATCAAAGCGCCACGGCAATTTTAGGGCGAATCAATGGCGCATTTCAATCAATCCCCGAAGCCATTATTACCGCAGTTAGTCCACCACCAATTCAAGGTTTTAGTACATTAGGTGGATTTGAGTTACAGCTAGAAGACCGCACCAACGGGCGATTGACAATTGATGACTTTTTCGCCAACGCTCAAGCGGTAATTGCCCAAGCTAATCAACAACCAGCTTTAGCAGGTGGCGTGTTTACGCAGTTTACCGCCAGCACACCCCAGTTTCAAATTAACTTTGATCGCGATCGCCTAGAAGCCCTGAACGTCGATTTTCAGCAAGCTGTCAACACCCTCTCATCTGCCGTTGGTTCTCAATATGTGAATGATTTTACCTTGGGACAGCAGAGTTATCGTGTTTATGTACAAGCAGATGGCGACTATCGACAATCACCAGACGATATTCGGCAATTGTATGTGCGATCGGCAAATAACCAAATGGTGCGATTAAGTGAGGTAGCAACACTCACACCCATTACCGGGCCAGCCGTCATCTCTCATTACAACGGCTTCCGCGCTATCAGCCTTCAAGGTAGAGAAGCGTCGGGTTACAGTAGTGGACAAGCTATCCAAGCAATGCAGCAAGCAGTCAATACAGCCGCCATTCCCGGAATTGGTAGCGACTGGATTGGCACAGCGCGAGAAGAATTATCTGCGGGTAGCTTGGGTATTCTGATTTTTGGTTTCGGAATCGTGATGGTGTTTCTCACCCTTTCGGCTCAGTATGAAAGTTATATTGACCCAGCAATTATTTTGTTGACTGTACCCTTAGCGTTGTTAGGTGCGTTGAGTGCTTTAGCATTACGCGGTTTAGTCAACGATGTCTATGCCAACGTTGCATTAGTCATGTTAATCGGACTTGCCTCAAAAAACGCAATTTTGATTGTCGAATTTGCTAACCAAGCCTTTAAACAAGGGATGACAATTCAAAAAGCAGCTTTAACAGCCGCCCAAGAGCGATTTCGACCAATTGTCATGACATCAAGTGCGTCATTGCTAGGGTTTTTCCCTCTAGTAGTCGCTTCAGGAGCCGGTTCTGCCTCACGCTGGTCGTTGGGAACGGCGTTATTTGGCGGGTTACTCGTTTCTACAATTTTGAGTTTGCTGATAGTACCAGTGCTGTACATCATCATCAAGAATTTGGAAGAACGCTTTTTAAAGCGCAAACCTTCTCATCGTTCTGGGTCTCCTGATTCTGAGAGACAAGCAACAGCAAATACACAACCTAAATCAGTTGTGACTGTAACGCAGAACCCTGATGATCACCAATCTCATGATTCAACCCACTGACAATTAGTTTTTTTCATCGGCAATGTTAATGTAACGCGTTACATTGCGAATGCGTTGCTTGATATTGTGAATGTTGAGCAACACATTATTAATGCGTCGCCTCACATAATTAATGTGTTGGCTGACATTGTGAATGCAGCGGCTAAATTAAGAAGATATTTAAAAAATTCTGCTGTGTGTAGCAAAAGTTTGTAGATCCCCCTAAATCCCCCTTAAAAAGGGGGACTTTGAGTCCAGTTTCCCCCTTTTTAAGGCTATCGTGTACACACAAATCATCTGATCCTTTTAAATCCCTATTTTTAAGGGGGACTTGAAGAAATTCCCCCCTTTTTAAGGGGGGTAGGGGGGATCGATAGGTGTTTACAATCACAACAAATCACGTTTAAAACAACCTCTAAGAATTTCATATTACAACAGGTAAAAATTTAGGTGCAAATTTGTTAAATCCACAGATAATCAAGCCATACCCGCAAGAACACCAATTTAGTAATCTGGAAAGAACCTCTCCCCCAACCCCTCTGTCTTGAAAAGTTTTGCGCCGGGAAACCCGGACGCGCAACGCCAGTTGCTTTATGCCGGGGAACCCGTCCAACGCACTGGCTCAACTTTTCGCTCCGACGCGGAGAGGGGAGTTGAGTTACCCCCTTCCCTGTGAGGGAAGGGGGCTGGGGGGTTAGGTCTTCGATTAGTAAATCGATGCTCTAATATGCGAGTAAATTGAGCATTGGAGCAAAGCAAATGAACGCCAAATTAATTACCTTCTCTGGCATTGTCACTGCATTTTTAGGCGCAGGTATAGGTTTTGTTGTGGCTCATTTACTTCCTTGCCCATACACAAGTCCAATTTATAAAGATTTAGCTCAAAAATACGCCATTATTGGTGGAGTTGCGGGTTTATTGATTGGTTCCAGCCAGGAAATGATTCGAGAACTTAAGCAAGAACGGGATGCAGAAGAAGACTTGTTTCAAGATTTGAACAAAGCCATTCGCTCAAATACGACAAACAAAATGACTGATGATGTGTAAACTGTTTGCTTGAGTTCACAAACATAGCGATTGAACAGTTAAATCTTTCAGGGTAATTGTGAAATTACGCTGTTGTGCTGTAGCAATGAATGAAACGATCGCCTCACAAGTCACAGCTACAGTTAACATCACCAAATTCCGCGCCAGTGGATAATCGCAGACATCATCATTCACATCAGAAGGAACGCGATAAACGTCATTCCAAATAATTTCTGCATAATCAGCAGCTAACCCAGCGTGAATACAAGGAATGCTAAATTGATCAGCGTAATCTTTCACCGCTTGACGTGACACACTGTTGTCAAAAACATCAACAATTAGCTGATTATCTTTGAGTAATTGATTGGTATTTTCTGATGTCAATTCTTTAGTTTTGGCATCAACTTTAGTACCAACTGCACGGTATAAATTATTAGCCAAAATTTTCGCTTTGAATGCACCGACATCAGCACGGTAGTAAGGCTGAGTCGAAAGGTTACGTTCCTCAATGCGATCGCGATCAATCACTGTCAGTTTATCAAAACCAGACCGCGCCAAGTTCTCAGCAATGTTAGCACCTAATACACCTGCGCCACAAATTGTTACAGGATAATTCTTCAACTTTGTCATCACAGCATTGCTGCGATAAAGCTGTTCGTGAAAAAATATGCTCATCGTCCTCAATACTCCCGTTGTTCCATGACAGCTACTAAAGATTGCAAATCAAAATCGCGATCGCGTCCACTCAAGCAAATACCAGAACTAATTACAGTCAAATCAGTTTTAGCGATCGCGCTACTGTGACGCACACCATCCGCAGTTGTCCAATCGACTGTCCAGTAATCACCGCGATCGTTGAATTGATTT
This window of the Nostoc sp. HK-01 genome carries:
- a CDS encoding transporter, which codes for MSIANTFIKRPVLTTVCSLLILILGGVCIPLLPLNYLPDIAPIRVQVSANYTGADVSTVESAVTTTIERQLNGVEGMQYMTSNSSAGSSQISVYFGSETDKNIDQVNVQNRIARATPRLPSSVQQLGVTAQTASTSILLVYTFYAENNEYDPLFISNYIDLNLRDQLLRTPGVGDLTIFGEKRYAMRLWLDPNALASRQLTVADVATALRSQNILAGAGTLGQAPIPSGQSYEIPLRVNGQFKDATEFGNLVIKAGSNGNLIKLRDVGRAELGSETYASNARNNGKPAIGLAIYQSPGSNALDVAKNIEAQMDELIKDFPPGLKTQIVYDTVGFVQASLEEVIKTLVEAIALVVLVIFLFLQDWRATIIPIVAIPVSLIGALAFAYIFKFSLNNLTLFGLILATGLVVDDAIIVVEAIASKIEQGVRPLQASFEAMEELTGAVVSTSLVLMAVFIPVAFFPGSTGKMYQQFALVIAFSIAISTFNALSFSPSMAAILLRPPQPKRGPVGWFFNKFNQILQWIIQKFIAIVNFLIRLRYAVVALFVVGLAATYFMFTQVPTGFVPNEDQGIVLGIIQAPDGVSLGYTDEVITKLEQILEKEPEIDNVFATSGFGFAGSGSNRGVFFAKLKPWEERTQPNQSATAILGRINGAFQSIPEAIITAVSPPPIQGFSTLGGFELQLEDRTNGRLTIDDFFANAQAVIAQANQQPALAGGVFTQFTASTPQFQINFDRDRLEALNVDFQQAVNTLSSAVGSQYVNDFTLGQQSYRVYVQADGDYRQSPDDIRQLYVRSANNQMVRLSEVATLTPITGPAVISHYNGFRAISLQGREASGYSSGQAIQAMQQAVNTAAIPGIGSDWIGTAREELSAGSLGILIFGFGIVMVFLTLSAQYESYIDPAIILLTVPLALLGALSALALRGLVNDVYANVALVMLIGLASKNAILIVEFANQAFKQGMTIQKAALTAAQERFRPIVMTSSASLLGFFPLVVASGAGSASRWSLGTALFGGLLVSTILSLLIVPVLYIIIKNLEERFLKRKPSHRSGSPDSERQATANTQPKSVVTVTQNPDDHQSHDSTH
- a CDS encoding UBA/THIF-type NAD/FAD binding protein, with the translated sequence MSIFFHEQLYRSNAVMTKLKNYPVTICGAGVLGANIAENLARSGFDKLTVIDRDRIEERNLSTQPYYRADVGAFKAKILANNLYRAVGTKVDAKTKELTSENTNQLLKDNQLIVDVFDNSVSRQAVKDYADQFSIPCIHAGLAADYAEIIWNDVYRVPSDVNDDVCDYPLARNLVMLTVAVTCEAIVSFIATAQQRNFTITLKDLTVQSLCL